CCTGTCTCTCtttacctctcctctctcacagtTAACATTCAGAAAGATGGAGGCAAAAAGGCATTTTCTGTTGGTTGTTTCTCCGCTACGAGGAGGACACacagttttgtttctctttttcacctGGCTGTTTTTAGGCaatacatttctttaaaaagtaaaagagaTTACATAAATAcaaagtacacaaacacaaaaaaaaaaaaagaaaaatcagatcTTCCCATGTCTGATGCCTAAATAGAAGGAGTCTTTTCAAAAAGGCCTGGTTTTAAAGGCATTTGATTAAGCGTACATTCTTTCACTGGAGTTTTAAGGTTTCAGTAATTGTCTTTAACCTCATCCTCAAAAAGCCTCTTCTTCTATTATTCAAGATGATcccgttttttttgttttgttttttttttttttcaagaacaAAAACGTACAATACCCCCTGTCCTGGCAGTGAATTATTGAATTAAATCAAAAATGCTTTCTACAAGTTCTGTTTGatctttttaacttttcttttaCCACTTTAAGAAGAATTCAGTAGCAATATTCCACAAGTGACAAACAATACAATTTCAGTTACTGATATTTAATAAACGTTCCTACCAGCTAACTTAATTATCAaacctcttgttttttttaaagtccaCCCTATGCTCATCTTTTTAATTAgctgaaaaaagcaaaagagtCCTGACATTTAGCAAAGCTGCAGAACTAGAATCTCTAAAGTCAACAGCACAGCTAGTGGCCATTTGTGGTCACTGCAGGCCCACACTCAGCAGTACTAAGTCCAGTGATTAGTATTTCAATGCCAGTATTGGACAAAAACTTGGAAGCCCAAAGTcctctgatttttattttcttcttccctctggAGCTCTTTTCTTCCATGGGTTTTATCTTGTGGTGTTCAGCATAAAGATTTGTCGCTCTGTGTCTGGTCTGTGCTCAGTTTCTCCACGGCAGtagagacaaacagaggaaacactttAGCAGGGGCTCAGTTGTCATCGCttcagatgtcttttttttcggCCGTTTCTCTCGTGGCCTCGGCAGCAGGCCTTTTGAAGCCTGCATCCTGGCAAACAGGATCTCATCCCATTTTGATGATCGTTAAATTGAATCAAGCTTGCTCTAACAACCACGCCATTCATGTGTCACTGTCCCTTCACctcaatgacatcatcatcatcatcgtcgtcatccgAGCTGCTGGTGCCACTGAAATTCCCGCCGTTCACCAGCACCGGGCCCCGGTGACTCTCAGACCGTGctgagggggagaaggaggaaggagaggatgaggaggaactGGAGGCAACAGTGGGAGGGTACTGGGAGAGGAAGCTGGCTCCGCCTGGACCGGGAGTGGCAGCTGGACCCGGCAGCCCGCCCGGGAGCATCGACCCTGTGTAGAGGCTCGCCAGGGACTGACTGTAGGAGAGAGGGAAGCCCGGCGGGAGAATCCCAGCCATGCCTGCCATGCTGGGGCTCAGCATGAACGGCGGCAGGGCTCCTGAAACTGAACTGGCAGCCTTGACTGATGCAGAAGATGAGGGTGATGAGGAAAATGAGACGGCAGAAGCAGTGGTTGTCGCCGAGGACGAGGAGGTGGGGACTGTGCTGGCTCCACTGAAGCCGAACAGATCTGGGTACATGTAACCAGGGTCCCCCAGCTGACTGTGGGGGGGCTGGAAGTAAGGCGAGCCTGCCCCCATGAAGAGCGAGTGCCCCAGTGACCCACCCAGCATAGCGGGGTTGAGGCCCAGAGGAGGGAGGCCGTAGCCCCCGCTGAAGGGGAAGCCTTGTGAGGCCAGGGGGGCTGCGGAGTGTTTGCCTGCAGAGGGCTGCTTACTGGGCTGCTCGTCCAGGGTCGGGGTGGAGGCTTTGCGCTTGAAGCCTGTTCTCAGGTCTTGGGCAGCAGTGGCGTCCATGCTGGGTTGGATTACATTAGTCACAGAGGCATCATGGTGGCTCATATTTCCACTGCTCCCACTGCTCCCACTGCTGCCATTCGTCTGAACTGGTTTGGTGGGAGGCAGGTTGTTCATGTCGCTCTCCGCTACCCTCTCTGGTTGAGCTCCGGTGGCGCCGGCTCCTGTGCCACCGGTGTAGCGCTGCAACTCGTTGATGATCTCTGGGCTGTCAGGTGAAAGAGGGCGTGGCAAGGTCTTGGTGGggacctgctgcttcctgtcaggtgACAGGCAACCGTTACTGCCATTGTTTGACACTTCCACTGGTGGGGCCTGGGAGtctgagaggaagaaacaaggGTTAGATATTAAACTCTTTACATGAACTGGGTTTATTTAAATAATCTCAACATGTCAATCATATTTTCTTCACCTCATCTTTTAATATCTCTGCTCATGTGTGCTTTAGTGCAGTTCAGTTCTGATAATAAACCATCTTACCTTTGGGTGGCGCTGTAGTACTCTCCTCTGCAGTTTTGGCCTTATTAGCTGCTCTGATGGCAAAGATTCGACCGTCAGACGTCCGGATGTAAGTCCCTAAAacacaagaggaaggaaacgaTCAGGACACACAGAATGTTCtgtttgaccaacagtccaaaacacaaaaatttaaaatttactgtcatgaaagacagaaagaaaaatcagtaaattctcacatttgaggagcAGAAACAACAGGACATTCAGAAGTTTGCAAGGGTAGAATAAAGAGGTATTCGTACCTTTGGTGCCCCTGATGACGTGGATGCTCTCTCCTGCAGTGATCCTGGCCTGGACGTCTGTTGAGTTGTTGGTTCCTGGAATCACTATGTCTGAAATAGACCATGAAAGACAAATTTATCAAGAGCTAATTTTATGACAAGTAGATGAATCTCTGCTTGAATGAAGAAGAACTAAAAGTAGCgtggagatggagaagaaggaaaactgTTCCATGTGCAGTTTGCCTACCAGTAGTGGTGACGATCCTCTGCACAAACACCCCGGCTTTTTGCAGGCAGTTGACGGGGAACCCTCCAAGGCTGGATCCTGATGAACTATCGCCTGGGGCAGAGCCTGCAGATGCCTGACGAGGCATCATGGGAACTGGAGTTGACTGAACTGGCCTAACGCTGGCCACTGGCTTCTCTTCAGTATGAGCAGGTGGGCGCCTGAGCagaaagtttatttttcattagttCATGACTTCATTCATGAATTAAAACCAGGTTTGGATGATAGATTCCTCAGCTAATCACTTCCTTATGAAAGCTTTTCAAAAATTGAAagatatttcttttatttgagCTCCTGAGTTATTTGCTACATTATTAAAACCATGCCTCTCCCAAGGGGTCGATCCATCACTGACTGCCATAATCAAGCATTATTTCAGCTTTACATAAGCTACACGTTAAAAAACATCCAACAAACTGAAGTTACACTGAAATATAAACCGAATCTCTACACACAACCTGCATTTGTTCTTCTTTTATGTCACTTGTACCCATTACTCAAGAGGCCTTTGAAaggcaaaatgataaatgaataaacaagaCTTTGAGAGAGTGTTTCTCACATTACTTTGTTAAATTTGTATGCTGGCAGTCATTGCTGCTGTGACTCACTGACCAGTTTCTCTGGCTGAAGGCGGGGATGTTGGTGAGGCTCTGGTCACTGGCAGGGTAGTAGTGAGCGTAGGAAGGGCGGGTGTATGGCACAGAggccttcttctcctcttcgtAACCCTTCTTGGCTGCTTTCTTCTCTGCGCTGCTCAGCTTCAGCTCCCTGCGGTCTATCAGCAGGGACTCATGGGGGAATGGTTGCTGGAAGGGAGAAAGGGTGGAGGAaggacagctgtcagtcatttttttctgtttgaaagaggcagaggagcacGATGCCATCTCCCTGCTTCAGTGTCAAAGTTTTCTAAACTTTTATTGGCTGAGACCAGCGAATTAGCTgaggtaaaacacacagaagtgcCAAATGGGACATTCTTTGCCTCACAAAGCCAGCTTAAACTCTTGCGAGTTTCCACTGAGAATTCGTCAAGTTTAATTATGAGGTGACTCACCGCCTGTCAAACTCAAGAACCTCATGAGCTATCTGAAACACTGTTAGAAATATGAAGCAAAGCGAAACTGTAACTGCTTGAGGTCATTCTCACCGCACATTTCTTCCACAAATAGATGTGGAGGGATAATTAAGGAGAGGTTTGACAGTTcttgacattttcattcaaacagaTCACAGCCAGTGGCAAAATTAATTAGTACAGAACTGTCAATCAGCTCTTGTACGGTCTACTTAAAATGACACCTGTCTTCAGCAGGTTTTAATCCTCACAAGACCACAGTGAACAATGGAAACACTGTATGCTAGGCCACAGTAAAGTCTACAGAGACACATGTCCTACTTTTAAACACCTCTAGGGGGCGTCTTCTCTATTCACCTACCTTAGTAATCAGGTGAGGATAGAAGTGCAGTGCCTTCCTGAGGACACTCTCCATGCCGTCCTTGGGCTGCAGCTGGACCTTGGAGGGGTCCGGCTCCTCCTCCACGAAGTGAAGAAGAGACTCCACTTCCCTCCTGGTGAAGGTCAGCACAGGGTTCAGGTCATCCACCACCCGGTCtgtgggagggaaggagagaggaggacaggagagagggaaaaaggatTAGGATGAAGAGCAATTGAGCATTTGTGAAAAACGGTTTGATTTCCAACAGCCCTCTAAATCAGTGCGTCTGTCCCGCCAGTGAAAGCTCACGGCAAACACTTGAGACAGTTTACTCTGTCAGACAAGAGCCTCTTGGCAGACCAACTCTGGTTTCAGCACAAAGCTGATTATTTAGTTGTGGGGGGTCTGTCTGCTGGGTGTTCAGACAGAGGGGCCTGGACTGGGGTTTTCAGCAAGTCTGATCACTGACAGATGTTTAACAGAGCTGAAGTAGTGCACACGATTTTATATATTTAAGAAGGCACTCAAATGGATTGAGCTAAGTTTGTTTCAATACCTTTTGTatggatttttacatttttcagaagAAGAACACCTGCACATGAGATCAATTCTCTCCTAAAGCGATATTCGAGCATAACCCACCTGACATGCCCTGTTTGGATATCTGGCGGTCATAGATCTTCTTCTCCAGCGTGAAGTCGCACACCAGCCGGTAGATATGACACGGCTTCTTCTGACCGTAGCGGTAGACACGGCACACGGCCTGGGCGTCATGGCATGGGTTCCAGGAGGCGTCGAACACCACCACGCGGTTCGCCCCGATCAGATTTACGCCCAGACAACCAGCCCTGAGGCCCAGAGAGGTCAGTAACGGTTATTATCTTTGTATGTCCTGACCTCAATATTTCACATGAATTTCCTCTATTAATCTTAGttattgtgagtgtgtgtgtgtgtgtgtgtgtgtgtgtgtgtgtgtgtgtgtgttacctggttGACAGCAGGAAGACCCAAGCTGAGGTGTTGGATGGATCGTTGAACTGATttatcagtctctctctctctgaggccGTCGTACTTCCATCCAGTCCTTCAAGAcatcaaagatattcagttagAGTTTTATCTCTAACTTTGATCTTTTCACCTCCCCTCACTCTCAGTTTATAGTTTCAATTCTCCTGCACTTATTTACTTGTTCACTCATTAGTGTCTTCAAAATCAATGCTCATGTTATGTATGTTTTGTCCCCGTGGATTTGATTTTCAATTACGTGACGTCTAAAGGTAATAAAACTTTCCGAAAGTTCCATCTTAAGTCAGTTCACTTTTAGGTTGACTAAGTGACTTTTAACAGCTTCTTCACCAAGAGACAAGGCTGACAAGGAAATGGATGTTTTACAAGACTTAAGTACACAAACACCAACTCTACAAAAGCTGTGAATTCCTTTCTGTGCCTGCGGGGAACCATAAACCAACGTCTGGCTGTTATCAAGAAacaccagcaggtggcagcactTATTGTAAGTCAATGGCTGGAGTGGTACCACTACACAGCCAAAACCACTTTAGTCAGAATCATCCTCAAGATGCTTAACTTTTCAACTTTGCCGTGTATTCAGTGGCCCTATTTACCAAATACTAAACAACTAACAAACACTTACTGTAGTAGTTGAGGTTGCGGACCCAGTTCTGGTTGggtctgtctctgctggatgtgtgtgggGACGGAGGTACTGGCCTCTTAGCCAGAAAATCCTCGATCACTGTCAGTGTGGACAAACTCTGACTGCAGGAGGCGGGCAGAAGGCAACATTGGAAAATCTTTAGTAAGTAAATGCAATGCAAAGTGAAACAAATCAGAAAACCTATAGAAAGGACAACCCCTTTCCCCTCACACTAAGCTGCACAAGCAATCTGCTACGATACAGTTATTTTTAGATTACTTGTTATATCACATCAGTGTGAAAATGCTGTGAAGCCCTCTTGTGTGGTCTGGTCTTATACCTGAAGACAAGCAGTTTGTCTCCCTTCTTGACGCTCTCCTCTATAAGGTGGAAAAGCAACACCATTTTTGCAGAGTTCTCCAGAATGCCTGGTTTGTAGTCGCACATGATGTCCTTTGCCTGGTTatgtgaagagagagaaagagagagagagagagagagagagagagagagagagagagagagagagagagagaggagagagagagagactgttttAATTGACTGTACATTCAAATATCATATGTACATGCATAATTCAGCTGATAAGATGGCGTCCTTATTGAAGGAGCCTCGACTGATAAAAGAGAAATTAGGTTACGTGGCTTtatttaaatgctgactttacACATTGCAGTGCAGCTTATATTGTGACATTTAACTTGAAAGTGTTCTGACATAAAAAGTGTGAGCTAGTTGTCTCATGATGTCTTAAGGAAGCACACCGTGCAGTACTGAGCAGGCACAGAGGTCTCAGCATTTTTTAGAtttattcactgaaaacactcGTGTGCCTGTAGTTTCCAGTGTTTCTTAGCACAAAGTGCAATCACACTTTGCTGGCAGGCAAATAAAACTCTCGCCAACGAGCGCAATGAGGCCTAACGACAACATGAGGGCTCCATGAGTGTCAGGAAGAGATAAGTGTTCAGATTTTGCAGACTTTAGTGGTTAGATGTCATGTCCTGTGATGTAAGCCGGTGACTCCAGCTTTGGATCACTGTGGTTTAAGGGACAGTTCATGattccatttgtttttgtcttgatcacactgtgtgtggcagcattGAACTGGCACCAGAATTACATATGTGACACCCTAAAGCTTCTCAGTAAAGGAGACCCTAATGTTCTGCTTCATGTTCAGATTTAGGTTTCAAAGACTGCTGTGTTCTGAAAGGAATCACATAATGCAACTTTGTCTTATCTGTGTTACAGAAAGCAAAATCGTTCTGTACTAGTTCTGTACTTTCAACGTACCCATTCGTAAGTGATGACCAGATTGgctttctcctgcagctggtTGAGACTTAGTCCACCAATGGGGTTCGGATTCTCCAGGGGTTTGGACTTTTGATTGGGTGCGGTTGGACATCGGGCGGGACCTG
This region of Chaetodon auriga isolate fChaAug3 chromosome 10, fChaAug3.hap1, whole genome shotgun sequence genomic DNA includes:
- the LOC143327483 gene encoding helicase ARIP4-like isoform X2, which translates into the protein MDQSHSAPFSSENEAQGGDSAAWQCTPPPSTSPSGETPAHPPPSQPASRPRSRPASQSPSPPSTLTGTKKRGSKPAHMRRNIRKLLREHQLEAVTKAAQQDELERRQRLEEQRKQDFPVPLLPEYTTGDVTKHAAAAGTQQEVKSVRQAVICLDTSSTGVSEDDSKTDVATSATTERTRKTDVIDLSSGEDDTIVHISNESTNEEEESEPSGAHANDALNRHDAEGRVLVNLNHPAAEKDIFLLPQLARAVKPHQIGGIRFLYDNLVESVERFGSSTGFGCILAHSMGLGKTLQVISFIDVLFRHTQAHTVLAIVPVNTLQNWLSEFNMWVPSLEALPPDTDRGLVTPRTFKVHILNDEHKNTTTRAKVVEDWAQEGGVLLMGYEMYRLLSLKKSFVAGRKKKSKKTTGPVVIDLDEEDRQQELLKGIERALARPGPDVVICDEGHRIKNCHASTSQALKNIRTRRRVVLTGYPLQNNLIEYWCMVDFVRPDFLGTRQEFSNMFERPILNGQCVDSTPQDVQLMRYRSHVLHSLLEGFVQRRGHDVLREQLPSKEEHVILVRLSPLQRALYTEFMSRFREAGNTGWLSLNPLKAFCVCCKIWNHPDVLYEALQKENLASDQDLDLDDITSTGPARCPTAPNQKSKPLENPNPIGGLSLNQLQEKANLVITYEWAKDIMCDYKPGILENSAKMVLLFHLIEESVKKGDKLLVFSQSLSTLTVIEDFLAKRPVPPSPHTSSRDRPNQNWVRNLNYYRLDGSTTASERERLINQFNDPSNTSAWVFLLSTRAGCLGVNLIGANRVVVFDASWNPCHDAQAVCRVYRYGQKKPCHIYRLVCDFTLEKKIYDRQISKQGMSDRVVDDLNPVLTFTRREVESLLHFVEEEPDPSKVQLQPKDGMESVLRKALHFYPHLITKQPFPHESLLIDRRELKLSSAEKKAAKKGYEEEKKASVPYTRPSYAHYYPASDQSLTNIPAFSQRNWRPPAHTEEKPVASVRPVQSTPVPMMPRQASAGSAPGDSSSGSSLGGFPVNCLQKAGVFVQRIVTTTDIVIPGTNNSTDVQARITAGESIHVIRGTKGTYIRTSDGRIFAIRAANKAKTAEESTTAPPKDSQAPPVEVSNNGSNGCLSPDRKQQVPTKTLPRPLSPDSPEIINELQRYTGGTGAGATGAQPERVAESDMNNLPPTKPVQTNGSSGSSGSSGNMSHHDASVTNVIQPSMDATAAQDLRTGFKRKASTPTLDEQPSKQPSAGKHSAAPLASQGFPFSGGYGLPPLGLNPAMLGGSLGHSLFMGAGSPYFQPPHSQLGDPGYMYPDLFGFSGASTVPTSSSSATTTASAVSFSSSPSSSASVKAASSVSGALPPFMLSPSMAGMAGILPPGFPLSYSQSLASLYTGSMLPGGLPGPAATPGPGGASFLSQYPPTVASSSSSSSPSSFSPSARSESHRGPVLVNGGNFSGTSSSDDDDDDDDVIEVKGQ
- the LOC143327483 gene encoding helicase ARIP4-like isoform X1, which produces MLLLDESESFADQSHSAPFSSENEAQGGDSAAWQCTPPPSTSPSGETPAHPPPSQPASRPRSRPASQSPSPPSTLTGTKKRGSKPAHMRRNIRKLLREHQLEAVTKAAQQDELERRQRLEEQRKQDFPVPLLPEYTTGDVTKHAAAAGTQQEVKSVRQAVICLDTSSTGVSEDDSKTDVATSATTERTRKTDVIDLSSGEDDTIVHISNESTNEEEESEPSGAHANDALNRHDAEGRVLVNLNHPAAEKDIFLLPQLARAVKPHQIGGIRFLYDNLVESVERFGSSTGFGCILAHSMGLGKTLQVISFIDVLFRHTQAHTVLAIVPVNTLQNWLSEFNMWVPSLEALPPDTDRGLVTPRTFKVHILNDEHKNTTTRAKVVEDWAQEGGVLLMGYEMYRLLSLKKSFVAGRKKKSKKTTGPVVIDLDEEDRQQELLKGIERALARPGPDVVICDEGHRIKNCHASTSQALKNIRTRRRVVLTGYPLQNNLIEYWCMVDFVRPDFLGTRQEFSNMFERPILNGQCVDSTPQDVQLMRYRSHVLHSLLEGFVQRRGHDVLREQLPSKEEHVILVRLSPLQRALYTEFMSRFREAGNTGWLSLNPLKAFCVCCKIWNHPDVLYEALQKENLASDQDLDLDDITSTGPARCPTAPNQKSKPLENPNPIGGLSLNQLQEKANLVITYEWAKDIMCDYKPGILENSAKMVLLFHLIEESVKKGDKLLVFSQSLSTLTVIEDFLAKRPVPPSPHTSSRDRPNQNWVRNLNYYRLDGSTTASERERLINQFNDPSNTSAWVFLLSTRAGCLGVNLIGANRVVVFDASWNPCHDAQAVCRVYRYGQKKPCHIYRLVCDFTLEKKIYDRQISKQGMSDRVVDDLNPVLTFTRREVESLLHFVEEEPDPSKVQLQPKDGMESVLRKALHFYPHLITKQPFPHESLLIDRRELKLSSAEKKAAKKGYEEEKKASVPYTRPSYAHYYPASDQSLTNIPAFSQRNWRPPAHTEEKPVASVRPVQSTPVPMMPRQASAGSAPGDSSSGSSLGGFPVNCLQKAGVFVQRIVTTTDIVIPGTNNSTDVQARITAGESIHVIRGTKGTYIRTSDGRIFAIRAANKAKTAEESTTAPPKDSQAPPVEVSNNGSNGCLSPDRKQQVPTKTLPRPLSPDSPEIINELQRYTGGTGAGATGAQPERVAESDMNNLPPTKPVQTNGSSGSSGSSGNMSHHDASVTNVIQPSMDATAAQDLRTGFKRKASTPTLDEQPSKQPSAGKHSAAPLASQGFPFSGGYGLPPLGLNPAMLGGSLGHSLFMGAGSPYFQPPHSQLGDPGYMYPDLFGFSGASTVPTSSSSATTTASAVSFSSSPSSSASVKAASSVSGALPPFMLSPSMAGMAGILPPGFPLSYSQSLASLYTGSMLPGGLPGPAATPGPGGASFLSQYPPTVASSSSSSSPSSFSPSARSESHRGPVLVNGGNFSGTSSSDDDDDDDDVIEVKGQ